The DNA region TTTTTCTCTTCTTAAATCTCCTTCTACAACAAATTTAGCAACAGAATCTCTTAATAAATCTAATTGATTTTCATTTAATTCTCCAATTTTAGTATGTTCTGATATCCTACAACTCATACAAATCACTTTTGATCTAGTTTTACCTATTCCATATATTAACTTTAATGCAATAGAAGTATGTTTATGATTAGGAATATTTATCCCTGCAATACGAGCCATTATATGCACCTCTATAATAAGTATTAAAAATAATTTATAATATTTTTACAACTAATATTTTCTAAATTATAACTTATCCCTGACGTTGTTTATGTTTAGGATAATTTTTACAAATAACACGCACAACATGTTTTCTTTTTACAATCTTACAACTACGACATAATTTTTTTACTGATGTTCTAACTTTCATAATTTCACCATATATTAAATTATATTAATCTAACCATAATGACACAATTTTATAATTTAAAATTACTAATATTTAAATTAGATTTTTTTAAAATCGAACTATATTGACTAGACATTATTAATGTCTGAACTTGAGTAATAAAATCTATAATAACTACTACTACAATTAATAATGATGTTCCTCCAAAATAAAATGGAACATGCATACATAATCTCATAAAATCTGGAATAAGACAAATAAATAAAATATATAAAGAACCGATAAAAGTTAATCTAGCTGTTACATTACTAATATATTTAGAAGTCTGCTCTCCAGGCCGAATACCTGAAATAAAAGCTCCAGATTTTTTTAAATGTTCAGATGTTTCACGAGAATTAAATGTTAAACTAGAATAAAAAAAACAAAAAAACACAATACAAATTGAATAAATTATTATATATAATATATGACCTGGTTGTAAATATGAAATAAATTTTATTAACCAATAATATTTATTACTAACTCCAATCCATGAAAATATAGTAAGAGGAAAAATCATAATACTAGAAGAAAAAATAGCAGGTATTACCCCTGACATATTTATTTTTAATGGTAAATGAGTATTTTGCATAGCATATATTTTTCGAATTTTATGTTGATGTACATAATTTAAAATAATCTTACGATAACTTCTTTCCATAAAAACAACTACAAAAGTAACGAAAAAGATAACAGACAAAATAACTAATAACATTAATATATGTAATTCACCATTTTTAATTTGTTTAATAGTATTATTTATAGCCATTGGTAAACTAGATATAATACCAATAAAAATAATTACTGAAATACCATTACCAATACCATATTCAGTAATTAATTCACCTAACCACATTAATAAAATTGTTCCAGTTAATAAACTCATAGAAGAAACAATATAAAAATAAAAATCAGGATTCAAAACTAATCCTTTCATACCAGGTATATTTGGTAATGTACTAGCAATACCAATAGATTGAAATATACATAAAAAACAAGTTAAGTATCTTGTATATTGATCAATTTTACGTCTACCTAATTCACCATCTTTTCGAATATCTGATAACCTAGTATTTACTAATGTTAATAATTGCATAATAATTGAAGCAGAAATATAAGGCATAATACCCAATGAAAAAATTGAAGCTCGACTTAAAGAGCCACCAGAAAACATATTAAATATATCAATAACAGTACCTTTCTGATCTTTTATAAGATTTTCTAAAATAGTACTATCAATCCCTGGGATAGGAATAAAAGAACCAATTCGAAAAACTAATATCGCAATACCCAAGAAAATCACTCTATTTTTCAATTCAATTAAATTACTATTATTATGAATATTTGACTTTATTTTTCGTTTCATTATTTACTTTACTTATTCCTCAATTTTCCCACCTAAAGATTGAATGATAGAACGAGCACCTTTTGTAACTTTTAAACCTCGAATAATTAATGATGATGTCTTTAAATACCCAGAGTTGATAATTTTAACATATTTAATATTTTTTTTAATAATATTACATTGTTTTAAAACATTTAAGTCAACAATATTTTTAGATATATTCTGTATTTCAGACAATCTAACTTCAGAAGTCATAATTTTTTTTCTAGACAAAAATCCAAATTTTGGAATACGACGATACAATGGAGTTTGACCTCCTTCAAAACCTCTTCTAATACTAACACCAGATCTTGATTTCTGACCTTTATGTCCACGTCCAGCTGTTTTTCCAAAACCTGAACCTATTCCCCTACCAACTCTTTTATGTAACTTACGTGATCCCTTTTTAGGTGCTAAATTATTTAAATACAATATATTATTCCTCTTTTATTTTAATCATATAAAAAATTTTATTGACCATACCTCTAATAGAAGGATTATCCTCTCTCTCAACTATATCTCCAATATGACGTAATCCTAAACTTAATAAAGTCGATTGATGTGTTTTTAAACATCCTATTTTACTTTTAATTTGCATAATCTTTAATTTTTTAATCATGTGAATATACTATCCTCCTATAATATCAAAAATTGATTTATTTCTTTTTTCTGCAATCATTTTTGGAGATTTCATATTCTTCAATCCGCGTATTGTCGCTCGTACTACGTTAATTGGATTAGTAGAACCATAAGTTTTAGCTAATACATTTTGTATACCTACAACTTCTAAAACAGCTCGCATTGCTCCACCTGCAATAATTCCTGTTCCTTTCGAAGCAGGTTTCATAAATATACTCGAACCAGTATGAGAACCTTTTACAGCATGCTGTAAAGTACCATTATTAATTGTAATCACAATCATATTACGACGAGCCTGATCCATAGCTTTTTGAATAGCTGCAGGCACTTCTCGAGCTTTACCATATCCAAATCCTACTTTTCCTTTTTGATCACCTACTACTGTCAATGCAGTAAAAGAAAAAATTCTACCTCCTTTTACTGTTTTTGATACTCTATTAACTGTAATTAATTTTTCTTTCAATTCATTCTGAGTATGTTCTATTTTTACCATACTAATTTATTTTACCTCAAAAGTTTAATCCTGCTTTTCGAGCAGATTCTGCTAAAATTTTTATACGACCATGATACTTAAAACCAGATCGATCAAAAGAAACGGTATTAATTCCCTTATTTATAGCTCTATTTGCAATAATTGATCCAATTACATCGGCAGCTTGTTTATTACCAGTATAAATAAGATTTTTTTTAATTTTTTTTTCTAGAGTAGACGCAACTACCACAATAGATTCAGTAT from Buchnera aphidicola (Phyllaphis fagi) includes:
- the rpsM gene encoding 30S ribosomal protein S13 encodes the protein MARIAGINIPNHKHTSIALKLIYGIGKTRSKVICMSCRISEHTKIGELNENQLDLLRDSVAKFVVEGDLRREKTLNIKRLMDLGCYRGLRHRRGLPVRGQRTKTNARTCKGPRKPIKK
- the secY gene encoding preprotein translocase subunit SecY, with protein sequence MKRKIKSNIHNNSNLIELKNRVIFLGIAILVFRIGSFIPIPGIDSTILENLIKDQKGTVIDIFNMFSGGSLSRASIFSLGIMPYISASIIMQLLTLVNTRLSDIRKDGELGRRKIDQYTRYLTCFLCIFQSIGIASTLPNIPGMKGLVLNPDFYFYIVSSMSLLTGTILLMWLGELITEYGIGNGISVIIFIGIISSLPMAINNTIKQIKNGELHILMLLVILSVIFFVTFVVVFMERSYRKIILNYVHQHKIRKIYAMQNTHLPLKINMSGVIPAIFSSSIMIFPLTIFSWIGVSNKYYWLIKFISYLQPGHILYIIIYSICIVFFCFFYSSLTFNSRETSEHLKKSGAFISGIRPGEQTSKYISNVTARLTFIGSLYILFICLIPDFMRLCMHVPFYFGGTSLLIVVVVIIDFITQVQTLIMSSQYSSILKKSNLNISNFKL
- the rpmJ gene encoding 50S ribosomal protein L36, with protein sequence MKVRTSVKKLCRSCKIVKRKHVVRVICKNYPKHKQRQG
- the rplR gene encoding 50S ribosomal protein L18, with amino-acid sequence MNSINNKKNIRIRRAKKVRLHLKRLNKIRLVVHRTSRHIYAQIIDSNTESIVVVASTLEKKIKKNLIYTGNKQAADVIGSIIANRAINKGINTVSFDRSGFKYHGRIKILAESARKAGLNF
- the rplO gene encoding 50S ribosomal protein L15 is translated as MYLNNLAPKKGSRKLHKRVGRGIGSGFGKTAGRGHKGQKSRSGVSIRRGFEGGQTPLYRRIPKFGFLSRKKIMTSEVRLSEIQNISKNIVDLNVLKQCNIIKKNIKYVKIINSGYLKTSSLIIRGLKVTKGARSIIQSLGGKIEE
- the rpsE gene encoding 30S ribosomal protein S5; translated protein: MVKIEHTQNELKEKLITVNRVSKTVKGGRIFSFTALTVVGDQKGKVGFGYGKAREVPAAIQKAMDQARRNMIVITINNGTLQHAVKGSHTGSSIFMKPASKGTGIIAGGAMRAVLEVVGIQNVLAKTYGSTNPINVVRATIRGLKNMKSPKMIAEKRNKSIFDIIGG
- the rpmD gene encoding 50S ribosomal protein L30, which codes for MIKKLKIMQIKSKIGCLKTHQSTLLSLGLRHIGDIVEREDNPSIRGMVNKIFYMIKIKEE